CTATTAAGCAAAAAAAATCTAGGAATCCCCGACCTCTAAAAGGTCGGGGAGGTTCAAGCTCCAATCTATCCGCTGGCTCCGAATCATACATATGAGGAAACCTATGAAATAGTTGAAAAGCTCTATAGGTATCTTTTAACGCTTGAAAAACCAATCACGATAATGGGAGACTCATCCGGCGGAGGATTGTCCGCAGCATTCTGTGAATATCTGGCGGTTAATGACTTGCCGCAGCCCGATAAGCTGATTCTTTTGTCTCCATGGGTTGACATATCAATGTCCGGAAATTATGATGAGGTTGAATTCGATCCGATGCACGGAGTGGACGGTCTGCGTGAAATGGGAAAGGCATGGGCAGGAGACTTGGATTTGAAGGATTACAGGGTAAGTCCTCTCTTTGGGGAAGTTTCTGAGCTTTCAAAAACCGCAATATTTGTCGGAACCCACGAACAAATCTATTCTGATGTTATAAAGTTTCATGAAAAACTTATTGATAACGGCGTTGATGCCGAGCTTAATGTCGGTGAAGAGATGAATCACGTTTATCCTGTTTATCCTCTTGTTCCCGAATCAAAGGAAGCGTTTAATCATATAGTTGAGATAATAATGGGTTAAGTATTTTTTTAGCTCTTGAAAAGATAAAACTGGCTAGTGGATATTAAAAAAAGTTAAAAAATAGTAAAAAGAGTGCTGAATAATTTATTCAGCGTTTATTTCAATGTCAAAGGACATTCTTTCGATTTCAGCACTTTCACCGGATTTAATGGTGTAAAGTGGGGAATCCTGTAAAATTAAAGTGTTGTTAACTTCCCTGATTTTGTTATCAGCCACTTCTTGCATGTGTGTTCCTTCATATAGGAATCCTGCATCGCCATCGCCTTCTAACTTGTATGAAATAACTTCGCCGTTATGTTTATTAGTTGCTTTTACATTTACAATCATAATAAAATCTCCATATTATTATATTAATTAGTTTTGTAAAAACTACTATATAAATAAAAGGAATTGGATATTATGGATATTCCACTGTTTTTCTATTTGACCTTTAAGGATTTGGACCGTTTGGCTCCTGGAAGTGACGAGTCGACGCTCAACGTTTTAAATCTTATTGACATCGACAAGGATTTAAAAATGGACATTCTTGAAGTGGGATGCGGAACGGGTTCGGATACGTTAATACTGGCGGATTACTTTAGGAATTCGACGGTTGAAGCAATCGATTTGTTCCCACATTACCTGAAAGTTTTGAATCAAAAGATAGATGAAAAGAATCTCGGCTCAAGGGTATATGCATACGAAATGGACATGAATGACCTGGACTTTGCAAACGAAGAGATCGATCTGCTGTTTTGTCATGCGGGCGTTGAGATAATGGGCTTTAAAAAGGCCTTGAACCGCTGGAGAAGGGTCATAAAGCCTGACGGATTTTTAATAGTTTCTGATTTGACATGGATTTCATCACCGTCAAGAGAAAGTACTGATTTCTGGAAAAGCAATTACGAAGAAATCGATACTATTGAAAATAAGATTACGCAGCTTGAAAAACTCGGTTTTGAATATATTAATCACTACGTTTTAGACAAAAGTGAATTTGCAGAATACTATTCACAATTGAACGCTAATCTGGATAAGATCAAATCCGACAAATCAGCAAAAGATTTCATAAAACAGCTGAAAAAAGAAGTTAATGTTTCAAAAAACGAAGACTTCTCCTATGTCTACTACATTATGAGAAAATCAAATCGTCGATAATATCCATATCAAGGTTTTCCTCAACGATTTCGGCCAGCTTATTTAATGAATAGTTCTTCTGGGCTTCGTAAGGGTCTTCGCCACTTTTTATTTCAAGGCCTTTTTTGGCTCTTATGTAGTTAAGGAATTCTCTTCTGAAGTTGTAGTTATTGAATATTCCATGGAAATACGTTGCAAACACGTTTCCAAAGCACGCTCCGTCGACATCGCCTTCATCGGTGTTTCCCTGTCCTTTGGAAATTGTCAATAATGCTTTGGTATCTCCAATATTGCTTGTTCCCTCATGGATTTCATAGCCCGTTACCTTCTCGCCGGCAATGTTTTTAAATATTTCACCGGCTATTCCATCCAAATCATCCGGAATGATAGCTTCGGACTGGGTTACTATCTTATCCTCGCGCTTGAACTCGGATGTTATCGGAAGCAAACCCAAACCTTTGATGCTTCCGTGCTCGGATTCCTTTTTCTCTTCATCAATAATCTCTTCGCCAAGTATCTGGAATCCTCCGCAGATTCCAATAACAGGTATTTCAGCGGATTTTTCAATGATTTTCTGGGCAAGGCCGCTTTCATGAAGCTCATAGGCGTCCTGAGTTGAATTACGGGTTCCAGGAATTATTATCGCATCAACGTCACCGATATCGTCATTAACACCAATCATCCTTATGCCGACGTCACTTTCGGCTTCAAAGGGATCTATATCCGTGAAATTGGCAATCTTTGGAAGCCTGATGACTCCAATCATGATATCTCGGTCTTCATCGAAGTTATGTGTCGTTAATGACGCTGAATCCTCTTCAGGCAATCTCAGGGTTTCATCATATGGCAGGACTCCCAAAACCGGTTCTCCGGTAATCTCTTCAATCCTGTCAAGGCCAGGCTTCAGTATATCCAGATTACCTCTGAACTTATTGATTACGGTCGCTTTCAGTCTTGAACGGTCGTAATCGTCCAGTAAAACGTAAGTCCCTGCAATTGCTGCAAAGACTCCTCCCATTTCAATGTCTGCTATTAATATGACGTTGGCATCGGCAAGGTGGGCTATTTCCATATTGGCAATGTCCTGCTCTCGCATGTTGATTTCTGCA
This region of Methanobrevibacter millerae genomic DNA includes:
- a CDS encoding alpha/beta hydrolase, yielding MYPLAPNHTYEETYEIVEKLYRYLLTLEKPITIMGDSSGGGLSAAFCEYLAVNDLPQPDKLILLSPWVDISMSGNYDEVEFDPMHGVDGLREMGKAWAGDLDLKDYRVSPLFGEVSELSKTAIFVGTHEQIYSDVIKFHEKLIDNGVDAELNVGEEMNHVYPVYPLVPESKEAFNHIVEIIMG
- a CDS encoding class I SAM-dependent methyltransferase, producing MDIPLFFYLTFKDLDRLAPGSDESTLNVLNLIDIDKDLKMDILEVGCGTGSDTLILADYFRNSTVEAIDLFPHYLKVLNQKIDEKNLGSRVYAYEMDMNDLDFANEEIDLLFCHAGVEIMGFKKALNRWRRVIKPDGFLIVSDLTWISSPSRESTDFWKSNYEEIDTIENKITQLEKLGFEYINHYVLDKSEFAEYYSQLNANLDKIKSDKSAKDFIKQLKKEVNVSKNEDFSYVYYIMRKSNRR
- the cobQ gene encoding cobyric acid synthase CobQ, producing the protein MAKCIMVQGTSSNAGKSMLVAALCRIYKNRGYKVAPFKSQNMSLNSYTTFENGEIGIAQMLQAEAAMVEPSIHMNPVLLKPKGNFTSNVIIQGKSMGDMNFYDYQHKYHDTAFAAIKDSFNKLSSEYDIIIIEGAGSPAEINMREQDIANMEIAHLADANVILIADIEMGGVFAAIAGTYVLLDDYDRSRLKATVINKFRGNLDILKPGLDRIEEITGEPVLGVLPYDETLRLPEEDSASLTTHNFDEDRDIMIGVIRLPKIANFTDIDPFEAESDVGIRMIGVNDDIGDVDAIIIPGTRNSTQDAYELHESGLAQKIIEKSAEIPVIGICGGFQILGEEIIDEEKKESEHGSIKGLGLLPITSEFKREDKIVTQSEAIIPDDLDGIAGEIFKNIAGEKVTGYEIHEGTSNIGDTKALLTISKGQGNTDEGDVDGACFGNVFATYFHGIFNNYNFRREFLNYIRAKKGLEIKSGEDPYEAQKNYSLNKLAEIVEENLDMDIIDDLIFS